In Pseudomonas fluorescens NCIMB 11764, a single window of DNA contains:
- a CDS encoding methyl-accepting chemotaxis protein produces the protein MGVTLRDLISGIRDGVTQIASAAEELSAVTGQTSAGVNSQKIETDQVATAMHEMTATVQEVARNAEEASQAAAAADGEAREGDKVVNEAIAQIERLASEVARSTEAMSVLQQESDKIGSVMDVIKAVAEQTNLLALNAAIEAARAGEAGRGFAVVADEVRGLAQRTQKSTEEIEGLVAGLQNGTQQVSTVMNNSRALTDSSVALTRKAGVSLENITRTVSNIQSMNQQIAAAAEQQSAVAEEISRSIINVRDVSEQTAAASDETAKSSVELARLGNQLQMMVSHFRV, from the coding sequence ATGGGCGTGACCCTGCGTGACTTGATCAGCGGCATCCGCGACGGCGTGACCCAGATCGCCAGCGCTGCCGAAGAACTGTCGGCCGTGACCGGGCAGACCAGCGCCGGCGTGAACAGCCAGAAGATCGAGACCGATCAGGTGGCCACCGCCATGCACGAAATGACGGCCACCGTGCAGGAAGTCGCACGCAACGCCGAAGAAGCCTCGCAAGCCGCAGCCGCTGCCGACGGCGAAGCCCGCGAAGGCGACAAGGTGGTCAACGAAGCCATCGCCCAGATCGAACGCCTGGCCAGCGAAGTGGCGCGTTCCACCGAAGCCATGAGCGTGTTGCAACAGGAAAGCGACAAGATCGGCAGCGTCATGGACGTGATCAAGGCCGTCGCCGAGCAGACCAACCTGCTGGCGCTCAACGCTGCCATCGAAGCCGCCCGTGCCGGTGAAGCCGGTCGTGGTTTTGCGGTGGTGGCCGACGAGGTTCGTGGCCTGGCCCAGCGCACGCAGAAATCCACCGAGGAAATCGAAGGCCTGGTGGCGGGTCTGCAAAACGGCACGCAACAAGTGTCGACGGTGATGAACAACAGCCGCGCCCTCACCGACAGCAGCGTCGCCCTGACCCGCAAGGCCGGTGTGTCACTGGAAAACATCACCCGCACAGTGTCCAACATCCAGTCGATGAACCAGCAGATCGCCGCGGCTGCCGAACAGCAAAGCGCCGTGGCCGAAGAGATCAGCCGCAGCATCATCAATGTGCGCGACGTGTCCGAACAGACCGCCGCGGCCAGCGACGAAACGGCCAAGTCCAGTGTTGAACTGGCACGGTTGGGTAATCAGTTGCAGATGATGGTGAGCCATTTCCGCGTCTGA
- a CDS encoding histidine phosphatase family protein has protein sequence MELRLNLFGVTRSIDLSRLTRYRNTAVVLASVLLVIPLTVWLLRPAAVPDLAHGNVAGAQALLSGWAKGDLIVLVRHVERCDHSKAACLSGNDGITDRSRSVAVSVGAQFEQLGLEKADIYNSPMIRTAQTAGYMFNKVSANEDWLISCKGTMLRDALAHKVAGRNLILVTHSECMAQIEKDLKLPAATLGYGASLFISAATPQTPQMLGFIEASDWRTVTSQ, from the coding sequence GTGGAACTGAGACTGAATCTGTTCGGGGTAACGCGCTCGATTGATCTGAGCCGTTTGACCCGCTATCGAAATACTGCGGTAGTGCTGGCCTCTGTGCTGTTGGTGATTCCGCTGACGGTCTGGCTGCTGCGGCCTGCGGCGGTGCCAGACCTGGCCCACGGCAATGTCGCCGGCGCCCAGGCGTTACTGAGCGGCTGGGCCAAGGGGGACCTGATTGTGCTGGTGCGTCATGTCGAGCGCTGCGATCACTCCAAAGCCGCGTGCCTGAGTGGCAATGACGGCATTACCGATCGCTCCCGCAGTGTCGCGGTGAGTGTCGGTGCGCAGTTCGAACAGTTGGGGCTGGAAAAGGCAGACATCTACAACAGCCCGATGATTCGTACCGCACAGACCGCCGGCTATATGTTCAACAAGGTGAGCGCCAATGAAGACTGGCTGATCAGCTGCAAGGGCACGATGCTGCGCGACGCGCTGGCGCACAAAGTGGCAGGTCGCAATCTGATTCTGGTGACTCACAGCGAATGCATGGCGCAGATTGAGAAAGACCTCAAGTTACCGGCTGCCACCCTCGGTTACGGTGCCTCTTTGTTTATCTCCGCCGCCACACCACAAACACCGCAAATGCTCGGTTTCATCGAAGCTTCCGACTGGCGCACGGTGACCTCCCAATGA
- a CDS encoding phosphatase PAP2 family protein: protein MSKSLRFYGFNFGIPLACAAMVFLLFDMTKIDIAFSNLFFDPVTQTFPLDQVHFFEKLTHKWARIIPNWTGELALIGAMLSFVWPLTNPQKHPRLGRFLVRSKAASVLRFAHDHRRDFLFVVIAFAICTGVIHFLKSHTSVYCPIETTLYGGKIAHMEWYSNFQLFREAGDGRCWPGGHASGGFTMLALYFVARRYRWRHSKALMYGSLFLGFVYGTTRVLQGWHYMSHTLWAGIFVWLACLLTALAFYGRARLELPVLQKHKEPLVLIQSTSVS, encoded by the coding sequence ATGAGTAAGTCCCTACGCTTTTACGGCTTCAATTTCGGTATTCCGCTGGCCTGTGCGGCGATGGTTTTCCTGTTGTTCGACATGACGAAAATCGACATCGCGTTCAGCAATCTGTTTTTTGATCCGGTGACCCAGACGTTTCCGCTCGACCAGGTTCACTTCTTTGAAAAGCTCACCCACAAGTGGGCGCGCATCATTCCGAACTGGACCGGTGAACTCGCGTTGATCGGCGCGATGCTGTCGTTTGTCTGGCCGCTGACCAACCCGCAGAAGCATCCGCGCCTTGGCCGTTTTCTGGTGCGGAGCAAAGCCGCTTCGGTGCTGCGATTTGCCCACGACCATCGTCGGGACTTTCTGTTTGTAGTGATCGCGTTTGCCATTTGCACCGGTGTGATTCATTTCCTCAAGTCGCACACCAGCGTGTATTGCCCGATTGAAACGACCCTCTACGGCGGAAAAATTGCCCATATGGAGTGGTACAGCAACTTCCAGTTGTTCAGGGAGGCCGGCGATGGCCGCTGCTGGCCGGGCGGACATGCTTCGGGAGGGTTCACCATGCTTGCGCTGTACTTTGTTGCGCGCCGTTACCGCTGGCGCCATTCGAAAGCGCTGATGTACGGCTCGCTGTTCCTCGGTTTCGTCTACGGCACGACTCGGGTTCTGCAAGGCTGGCATTACATGTCCCACACCCTCTGGGCCGGGATCTTCGTCTGGCTGGCGTGCTTGCTGACCGCGCTGGCGTTTTATGGGCGAGCGCGCCTGGAGTTGCCCGTGCTGCAAAAGCACAAAGAGCCGCTGGTTTTAATCCAGTCGACCAGTGTTTCCTGA